The Halostagnicola kamekurae genome has a window encoding:
- a CDS encoding DUF6735 family protein, protein MGHRALVAYERTDGQYTLHYSHWGAANLKLKHRISAESPFGGDDTDSKWAKQLLAELADGLEADAVDGYLAGEDRPSTVVEPKPRATGLTLDEIVADHLDYLHHEAFFVVSTTFEVTAYRTLWFGLQYDSETVEQGETVGNGALATVRWYDGEPVGDGHLQGQFAALKDVVGDMLDKGVFTPSTARQYLKRKLAERVGDRQELLIPTGESPFEKASLNHS, encoded by the coding sequence ATGGGACACCGCGCACTCGTTGCGTATGAACGCACAGACGGACAGTACACGCTCCACTACAGCCATTGGGGCGCAGCGAACCTGAAGCTCAAGCACCGAATCTCGGCTGAGTCGCCGTTCGGTGGCGACGACACCGACTCCAAGTGGGCGAAACAGCTGCTGGCGGAACTGGCCGATGGCCTCGAGGCAGATGCGGTCGACGGCTACCTCGCCGGCGAGGATCGACCGTCGACGGTCGTCGAACCGAAGCCCCGCGCCACCGGGCTCACCCTCGACGAGATCGTCGCGGACCATCTCGACTACCTCCACCACGAGGCGTTCTTCGTGGTGTCGACGACGTTCGAGGTGACCGCCTACCGGACGCTGTGGTTCGGGCTCCAGTACGACTCGGAGACGGTCGAACAGGGAGAGACGGTCGGGAACGGCGCGCTCGCGACGGTGCGCTGGTACGACGGCGAGCCGGTCGGCGACGGCCACCTGCAGGGCCAGTTCGCGGCCCTCAAAGACGTCGTCGGCGACATGCTCGACAAGGGCGTCTTCACGCCGTCGACGGCGAGACAGTACCTGAAACGGAAGCTGGCCGAGCGAGTCGGAGACCGACAGGAGCTGCTCATTCCGACCGGAGAGTCACCCTTCGAGAAGGCGAGCCTGAACCACTCCTAG